One part of the Dyadobacter sp. 676 genome encodes these proteins:
- a CDS encoding DUF4249 family protein, with the protein MDVNIADATVHLLMNGKEYIQLSQSGERGIYVSNHVVQAGASYIVKVSAPTLPPAESELIFVPLDLPDVSVIRTRNVPGEINHQTPQDLISLYFTRNQSQVEKYFALTFLSYYEKDTVSANPYGALNNIPAKEKDCHTWANEKISTYYNEVAGITFDRFASIFLVKSLCLPDPKTPIKFYIETNKGTFNNPQPASKVTMRVEVVTREAFDYAKIEHDQPEGVDHLMLPPQRALTNIKNGYGLIFASNEKTIEIP; encoded by the coding sequence ATGGATGTTAACATTGCAGATGCTACTGTGCATTTATTAATGAATGGTAAAGAATACATTCAATTATCTCAATCAGGTGAAAGAGGTATTTATGTATCCAATCACGTAGTCCAGGCGGGCGCCTCTTATATAGTAAAAGTCTCGGCACCGACATTGCCTCCAGCCGAATCAGAACTTATATTCGTTCCTTTGGATTTACCGGATGTCAGCGTAATAAGAACGCGCAATGTTCCAGGAGAAATCAACCATCAGACGCCCCAGGACTTAATAAGCCTATATTTTACAAGGAACCAAAGCCAGGTAGAAAAATATTTCGCACTTACATTCTTATCCTACTACGAAAAGGATACTGTATCGGCTAATCCATACGGCGCCTTGAACAATATCCCTGCTAAGGAAAAAGATTGCCATACCTGGGCCAATGAAAAGATATCAACCTATTACAATGAAGTCGCCGGAATTACATTCGATCGCTTCGCATCTATCTTTTTAGTGAAAAGTCTATGTCTACCGGATCCTAAAACACCAATCAAATTCTATATTGAAACCAACAAAGGAACCTTCAATAATCCGCAACCCGCATCCAAGGTTACCATGAGAGTTGAAGTCGTTACAAGAGAAGCATTTGACTATGCCAAAATAGAACACGACCAACCTGAGGGTGTCGATCATCTCATGCTTCCTCCACAAAGAGCTTTGACCAACATTAAAAACGGCTATGGGCTAATTTTTGCTTCCAACGAAAAGACGATAGAAATACCATGA
- a CDS encoding C25 family cysteine peptidase: MWYFTKQPLLMVALLIGYQLQAQWAPPYANSWIDYNRPYVKIGILKKGLHSVAFSSLPKGFPVGSPEKLQLWHRGKEVSIISTANQEIIFYAVPNDGASDSLLYRPMSSRVNPYFSMYGDEGAYFLTVGDKPGKRAPRVHQPVDQKLPRLPSHVEKTAILLKDEYSLTTLVFNRPKFFNSYFEWGASRTGKVVYPDSLYTRNFSLKYRAKEAGKAYLHLLLHGRSGTDRKVGIYIGKTTQSLRLAATLDIVGFNFAKCTVEIQPGDLDSNQNGVLRLKSTSTDSYSGFSLTYYTLEYAQEFRMDGQSGKEFRLEPVNEAWSRIAVTGAPPKAMFLDISDENSSVVIESEPDNLMVPRHAGKRQVLLATNEIVKVNASKIQEIRFRKYPAKEPNYIVVTTERLWNAATHLAEYRASEPGGNYKPLVVDVRDLYNQFNYGEPGPVAIKKFMAYMLTEGGSDKMLFLIGHSISQNEKMKRELPDEVPTIGYPASDLLLVEGLAGAERDVPAIPVGRLSAFTEQQVLDYVQKIKDYEHNSAGDYRWRKNVLHVSGGGDIAEITQFRDMLKTLEPLVRNGIVGGSATQYVKQQAMKEVEPVNITTDINAGCGLITFFGHGSPLESDPDIGYATDVARGYNNVNRYPMMYFNGCGVGNIFSGRSNPAPKTPRASDRLPLSLDWLLAARRGAIAIVANSFESFVNPASAYLAKLYQYMFSNPATADLPIGKIQWAVARDIILKKDTYSIANAHQSILQGDPALKVITIDKPDYALDPDNSIALLSQSPDQSMESSDSLRVRIVMGNYGRFRIGEEISVKITWNGKQGVTTRQELVKPFPYEDTLTVPFRNSKDIQNIRVEVDPGRVITELDEKNNIAELDVDWELVKHETSFSGQHVSDIVPPLISVKLNSRILKKDEIVNPEPVLAILVSDDKPLNPDAALVDVFLKRCPDEQCNFEKLIYLQDKLSLEPDGPKSFRLRYDTDWAAGSYEILISARDGSGNSSATSYRMPFKIIDQRTGSSELIVSPNPANSYLRFELKSPKDAGISSVRYQIYSQRGTLVEDKTLATDSLSSITEWYWQPADGLHDQYMYKVMLLDDGEKVVQTFNGRVILMK; the protein is encoded by the coding sequence ATGTGGTATTTCACAAAGCAGCCGCTGTTGATGGTGGCTTTGCTGATTGGTTATCAACTACAAGCCCAGTGGGCTCCACCTTATGCCAACAGCTGGATCGACTACAATAGACCTTACGTAAAGATCGGAATACTGAAAAAGGGCTTGCACAGCGTTGCATTCTCCTCCTTGCCAAAGGGTTTTCCAGTTGGCTCCCCGGAAAAATTGCAGCTTTGGCATCGGGGTAAAGAGGTATCCATCATCAGTACAGCGAATCAGGAAATCATCTTTTATGCTGTTCCCAACGATGGGGCAAGCGATTCGCTGCTGTACCGGCCCATGAGCTCGCGCGTGAACCCGTATTTCAGTATGTATGGGGATGAAGGGGCGTATTTTCTGACGGTAGGTGATAAGCCGGGCAAGAGGGCTCCGAGAGTTCATCAGCCAGTCGATCAGAAGCTGCCGCGATTACCATCACACGTCGAAAAGACCGCGATCCTGTTGAAAGATGAATATTCGCTGACTACTTTGGTGTTCAACCGGCCCAAATTCTTTAATAGCTATTTTGAGTGGGGAGCGAGCCGCACAGGCAAAGTCGTTTACCCGGATTCGTTATACACCCGGAATTTCAGCCTGAAATACAGAGCGAAAGAAGCAGGCAAGGCTTATTTACACTTGCTATTACATGGAAGGAGCGGTACTGATCGTAAGGTCGGAATTTATATCGGCAAAACGACGCAAAGCTTGCGGTTGGCGGCAACGCTCGACATCGTTGGTTTTAATTTCGCGAAATGTACCGTGGAAATTCAACCCGGGGACCTGGATAGCAATCAGAACGGTGTTTTGAGGTTGAAATCGACGAGCACCGACAGTTATAGTGGATTTTCACTCACTTATTATACCCTGGAATATGCGCAGGAGTTTCGTATGGATGGGCAGTCGGGCAAGGAGTTCAGGCTGGAACCGGTAAACGAAGCTTGGAGCAGAATCGCGGTTACAGGCGCGCCTCCGAAGGCGATGTTCCTTGATATTTCAGATGAAAACAGTTCGGTTGTCATCGAATCGGAACCGGACAATCTAATGGTGCCACGGCACGCAGGCAAACGTCAGGTTTTGCTTGCCACCAACGAAATTGTGAAAGTAAATGCTTCGAAGATACAGGAAATTAGGTTTAGGAAATATCCGGCCAAGGAGCCCAATTACATCGTGGTTACGACAGAGCGATTATGGAACGCGGCTACGCATTTGGCAGAATACCGTGCCTCGGAACCGGGCGGAAATTATAAACCTCTAGTGGTCGACGTAAGGGATTTGTATAATCAATTCAACTACGGAGAACCTGGTCCGGTTGCTATCAAGAAGTTTATGGCCTATATGCTTACTGAGGGAGGGAGCGATAAAATGCTTTTTCTCATTGGACATTCCATTAGTCAAAACGAGAAAATGAAGCGCGAGTTACCCGATGAGGTCCCGACGATCGGCTATCCTGCATCGGATCTGCTGCTGGTTGAGGGTCTCGCAGGAGCAGAAAGAGATGTGCCCGCCATACCAGTGGGGCGGCTCTCCGCTTTTACGGAACAGCAAGTACTCGATTACGTTCAGAAAATAAAGGATTACGAACACAACAGCGCGGGCGACTACCGCTGGCGAAAAAACGTGCTGCATGTGAGTGGAGGAGGAGATATCGCAGAAATAACGCAATTCAGAGACATGTTGAAGACATTGGAGCCGTTGGTCCGGAATGGGATCGTCGGCGGAAGTGCGACGCAATATGTAAAGCAGCAAGCGATGAAGGAGGTAGAACCGGTGAACATTACTACGGATATAAATGCCGGGTGCGGACTAATCACATTTTTCGGGCACGGCTCCCCCCTCGAATCCGACCCGGACATAGGGTATGCGACGGATGTTGCCAGAGGATATAATAACGTCAATCGTTACCCGATGATGTATTTCAATGGTTGCGGAGTCGGGAACATTTTTAGCGGCCGTTCTAATCCGGCTCCAAAAACTCCCCGGGCCAGTGACCGGCTCCCGTTATCGCTGGATTGGTTGCTGGCTGCCAGGCGTGGTGCAATTGCGATTGTCGCGAATTCGTTCGAGAGCTTCGTAAACCCTGCATCGGCCTATCTTGCCAAACTGTATCAATATATGTTTTCTAATCCTGCTACGGCCGATCTGCCGATCGGAAAGATCCAGTGGGCTGTTGCGAGGGATATTATTCTGAAAAAAGATACTTACAGCATCGCCAATGCGCATCAGTCGATCCTTCAAGGCGATCCGGCATTGAAGGTTATCACCATCGACAAGCCTGATTATGCCCTTGATCCTGACAACAGTATAGCGTTGTTATCTCAGTCGCCAGACCAATCCATGGAGAGTTCTGATTCGCTACGCGTGCGGATAGTTATGGGGAATTACGGGAGGTTCAGGATTGGCGAGGAAATTTCTGTCAAAATAACCTGGAATGGAAAGCAAGGAGTGACCACCAGACAGGAACTTGTAAAGCCATTCCCATATGAAGATACACTCACAGTTCCGTTCCGTAATTCGAAAGACATTCAGAACATCCGTGTCGAAGTGGATCCGGGGCGAGTTATAACTGAGCTCGATGAAAAGAACAATATCGCTGAGTTGGATGTGGACTGGGAACTGGTGAAGCACGAAACTTCATTCTCTGGTCAACACGTCAGCGACATTGTGCCGCCGCTGATTAGTGTGAAATTGAATAGCAGAATCCTGAAAAAGGACGAAATTGTGAATCCTGAGCCTGTTCTGGCGATCTTGGTATCGGACGATAAACCACTGAATCCCGATGCTGCCCTGGTTGATGTGTTCCTCAAACGTTGCCCTGATGAACAATGCAATTTCGAAAAGTTGATTTATCTGCAAGACAAACTCTCTTTGGAGCCGGATGGCCCGAAATCTTTTCGCTTGCGTTACGACACAGATTGGGCCGCCGGATCATATGAGATATTGATCAGTGCGAGAGACGGCTCGGGCAATTCGTCCGCAACTTCTTATAGGATGCCTTTCAAAATTATCGATCAAAGAACTGGGTCTTCTGAATTGATTGTGAGTCCGAATCCGGCTAATTCCTATCTACGATTCGAGTTGAAATCGCCCAAAGATGCGGGTATTTCATCGGTTCGCTATCAAATCTATAGTCAGCGGGGGACGCTGGTGGAAGATAAAACCCTTGCAACAGACTCTTTATCGTCTATTACCGAATGGTATTGGCAACCTGCTGATGGGTTACATGATCAGTATATGTACAAAGTAATGTTGCTCGATGATGGTGAGAAGGTGGTACAAACTTTTAATGGGAGGGTAATTTTGATGAAGTGA
- a CDS encoding tyrosine-type recombinase/integrase — MGSAESHNSTLKSLKHFMNQKDQDILSIGLPFINRYEQWLIEKGCTIVTRSFYLRTFRTLWKVGIKENYYPETHYPFKDFSFSKYNNPRTKKRAITKEQIELIAGAEIDPENDSLINSRNYFLFSFYCRGLNFTDLAELKWTNIVDGELHYVRSKTKEEFRFRLHPWAAQILDYYKDLKGNSDAGFVFPILYKRHATIQSVRDRKKKILTRVNKQIKELGISLGILKPLTTYVARHSYATTLRRNGISKENIGRTLGHDSLKTTDIYLEDIGDPVLDDLINSTL, encoded by the coding sequence CTGGGCAGCGCTGAATCACATAACTCGACCCTAAAAAGCCTTAAACACTTTATGAATCAGAAGGATCAGGATATCCTCTCGATCGGTTTGCCATTCATCAACCGTTATGAGCAATGGCTGATCGAAAAAGGCTGCACGATCGTCACGAGAAGTTTTTATCTGAGAACCTTCCGTACACTGTGGAAAGTCGGGATCAAGGAAAACTATTATCCGGAAACGCACTATCCCTTCAAAGACTTCTCGTTCTCTAAATACAATAACCCTCGCACAAAGAAGCGGGCGATCACGAAGGAACAGATCGAGTTGATTGCCGGAGCTGAAATCGATCCGGAAAATGATTCACTGATCAACTCGCGTAACTACTTCCTGTTTAGCTTCTATTGCCGAGGCCTGAACTTTACAGATTTGGCCGAATTGAAATGGACGAACATTGTGGATGGTGAGCTCCATTATGTGAGATCAAAAACAAAGGAAGAGTTCCGGTTTCGTTTGCACCCCTGGGCAGCTCAAATACTGGATTACTACAAAGATCTGAAAGGTAACAGCGATGCTGGCTTTGTGTTCCCAATCCTGTACAAGCGTCACGCAACGATTCAATCGGTTCGGGATCGGAAGAAGAAGATTTTGACCAGGGTTAACAAGCAAATTAAAGAGTTGGGCATATCCCTCGGTATTTTGAAGCCTTTAACGACCTATGTGGCCAGGCACTCGTATGCGACAACCCTTCGCCGAAATGGAATATCCAAGGAGAATATCGGGAGAACATTGGGTCACGATAGCTTGAAGACCACTGATATTTATCTGGAAGACATTGGAGACCCTGTCCTGGATGATCTGATTAACTCAACGCTTTGA
- a CDS encoding Arm DNA-binding domain-containing protein encodes MAISTKFVLRKKRDSEETQFPIMLQIIIDRKNLLVSTRKICSEVQWQPKFQSVAKTHLKHKEINLLLRTIESEVDFMIISYGKQNKRPSFDEIKALVKKLTAGIRNLKRKSCLYFLKNTSLS; translated from the coding sequence ATGGCTATTTCGACCAAGTTTGTATTACGGAAGAAACGTGATTCGGAGGAAACTCAGTTCCCGATAATGCTGCAAATCATTATCGACAGAAAGAACCTTCTGGTGAGTACGAGGAAGATATGTTCGGAAGTTCAATGGCAGCCGAAGTTTCAATCCGTTGCAAAAACACATTTGAAGCACAAGGAAATTAACCTTCTGCTTCGCACCATTGAGTCGGAGGTAGACTTCATGATCATCTCTTACGGGAAGCAAAATAAGCGCCCCTCGTTTGACGAGATCAAGGCGCTGGTCAAAAAACTGACTGCGGGCATACGGAACCTGAAAAGAAAAAGCTGTTTGTACTTTTTGAAGAACACATCGCTAAGCTAA
- a CDS encoding carboxypeptidase-like regulatory domain-containing protein, translating into MTKYLLMVIFVVITHATFSQRMTISGIVRDATNGELLAGAIVQDSLSQTGVPTNAYGFFSLEIPAGDHPLKISFVGYESLYINGVAKHKSPLQIKLVQANLLKEVTIKEIKNTDVLIGSLSIPMNKLKSMPALLGEVDVLKALSFTPGVSTGVEGSAGLYIRGGTPDQNLILLDEAPVYNVTHLGGFLSVFNPSSLKSVDLYKGAYPARYGGRLASVIDLTMKDGNNQKFGGEVGIGILNQNLTLEGPIIKNKASFIVSGRVSTLGLSFLLQPKKSSGYGETRKYRFHDLNAKFNYQINKTDQIFLSVYNGFDRFTYGEWTANDGRETETAVSNNWGNTTATLRYSKVFSQKLFARFAMLYSKYTSELANNFDDTNENIEPVRLYRNTNAGVTDLGGKVQFDYFLNNRINLKFGIDLTRHLFSPFVTKSNYNNSPDDAKKERLPATQVDFYVDGSIAIVPALRFNPGLRYSLYHVENRTFSNPEPRLGLNWSLPANWTIKSGYTLMNQYVHLLTNNGFGFGYDAWVPSTEKVRPSRSSQLSVGLSKTFPQLGLDLSIEGYTKKMKNLIDYPDGTNFTGLLAGSWDDIVIKKGMGRVKGIELMLNKKAGHFNGWISYTLSKSERKFSEINNAAWYPMKYDRRHHLAITVNYDIGKKWTLSASFIYQTGHAVTLPEAAFITDNSNGPRFIYDKRNNGRMPAFHRLDIGASKSLTTPHKRNAELRLGLYNAYNRNNPLYLDMKTDRNQDFVPTGITLKQISFFPILPYVGYTLRF; encoded by the coding sequence ATGACAAAATACCTATTAATGGTCATTTTCGTCGTAATTACGCATGCTACCTTTTCTCAAAGGATGACCATCAGCGGAATCGTCCGCGACGCAACGAACGGAGAACTCTTGGCAGGTGCTATCGTACAAGACAGTCTTTCTCAAACGGGCGTACCAACGAATGCCTATGGATTTTTCAGTTTGGAAATTCCCGCTGGAGATCATCCGCTCAAAATTAGTTTTGTGGGCTATGAGTCTTTGTACATAAACGGCGTTGCTAAACACAAATCCCCCCTGCAAATCAAACTAGTACAGGCCAATCTTCTTAAAGAAGTAACGATCAAAGAAATAAAAAATACGGATGTGCTTATCGGAAGTTTATCTATCCCGATGAACAAATTGAAGTCAATGCCCGCCTTACTGGGTGAGGTCGATGTACTGAAGGCACTAAGCTTTACACCGGGTGTTTCGACAGGCGTCGAGGGTAGTGCAGGGTTGTACATCAGGGGTGGAACACCCGATCAAAATTTGATTTTACTAGATGAGGCCCCCGTTTACAATGTGACGCATCTGGGTGGGTTTCTTTCAGTCTTCAATCCAAGTTCCTTGAAATCGGTTGATTTATACAAGGGAGCGTACCCCGCCCGGTATGGCGGCAGGCTTGCTTCGGTGATCGATCTTACCATGAAAGACGGAAACAACCAAAAGTTTGGTGGCGAAGTGGGTATCGGCATTTTGAACCAAAATTTGACGTTGGAAGGACCCATCATTAAAAACAAGGCTTCATTTATTGTCTCGGGAAGAGTTTCTACGCTGGGGCTTTCATTCTTATTGCAACCAAAGAAATCCAGCGGATATGGAGAAACCCGGAAGTACCGTTTTCACGATCTTAATGCAAAGTTCAACTACCAGATTAATAAAACGGATCAAATTTTCCTCAGTGTTTATAATGGCTTTGACCGCTTTACGTACGGTGAATGGACCGCAAATGACGGGAGAGAAACAGAAACCGCTGTCAGTAATAATTGGGGAAATACCACCGCTACCCTCAGGTACAGCAAGGTCTTTTCTCAAAAGCTTTTTGCCAGGTTCGCTATGCTCTATTCCAAATACACCAGTGAGCTGGCCAATAATTTTGATGATACTAATGAAAATATCGAACCCGTAAGACTTTATCGAAACACCAATGCAGGCGTAACGGATTTGGGTGGTAAAGTCCAGTTCGACTATTTCCTGAACAATCGTATAAATTTGAAGTTTGGTATCGATTTAACCAGGCATTTATTTAGTCCGTTTGTTACCAAAAGCAATTATAATAACTCTCCCGACGATGCAAAGAAGGAAAGGCTTCCAGCAACGCAGGTGGACTTCTATGTCGATGGCTCTATCGCCATAGTGCCGGCGTTACGTTTTAACCCTGGTCTCAGATATAGTTTATATCACGTTGAAAACCGCACATTTTCCAATCCGGAACCACGCCTGGGGTTGAACTGGTCACTTCCAGCGAACTGGACTATTAAAAGTGGATACACGCTTATGAATCAATATGTTCACCTGCTCACCAACAATGGTTTCGGGTTTGGCTATGACGCCTGGGTCCCTTCAACAGAAAAAGTAAGACCTTCACGCAGCTCGCAATTATCCGTCGGACTATCCAAGACTTTTCCTCAACTAGGATTGGATCTGTCAATTGAAGGCTATACCAAAAAAATGAAAAACCTGATAGATTACCCTGACGGCACCAATTTTACAGGCTTGCTTGCTGGCTCATGGGATGATATTGTTATTAAAAAAGGTATGGGCCGTGTGAAAGGAATTGAGTTGATGTTGAATAAAAAAGCGGGCCACTTCAATGGATGGATTTCCTATACCTTGTCAAAATCGGAAAGAAAATTTTCGGAAATCAATAATGCTGCGTGGTATCCTATGAAGTATGACAGGCGACATCATTTAGCGATAACTGTGAACTACGATATTGGCAAAAAATGGACGTTGAGTGCCAGTTTTATTTACCAGACCGGACATGCCGTTACTTTACCGGAAGCTGCCTTTATTACCGACAACAGTAATGGTCCCAGATTTATTTATGACAAGAGAAACAACGGTCGCATGCCTGCGTTTCACCGGCTGGATATTGGCGCAAGCAAATCGCTAACAACTCCTCATAAACGCAATGCAGAATTGCGACTAGGCTTATACAACGCTTATAACAGGAATAATCCTCTATATCTGGATATGAAGACTGATCGGAATCAGGATTTCGTACCAACCGGTATTACATTAAAACAAATTTCATTTTTCCCAATATTGCCATATGTTGGCTATACACTTAGATTTTAG